A single genomic interval of Pseudomonadota bacterium harbors:
- a CDS encoding PAS domain S-box protein: MADLLRIISAVESSEPPAHDGEISCCSATDDPVSKENLARNELFKFARQRLPRVLGTVDADSPSPELHCRLTSSDKRIVQKFWQDSIALPNILSCCNLIKEHFIKIVFDSGKDPVTVRSAILATEGFFAGLVDGVVREWLRHQNQWYHRERQESRRFILREKKRYATVFYRMSEPAFVVDEKLRFIDVNPAFTSFFGLKPRAVLGSTCGSIIGGKFCDDCPLEEMIQTGGSFSNFEIEITVPVQGGKDSETRTVRLGGSSLGVIEDGGRGGIVILEDITSYKRFEAALRESEEKYRSLIENLPDVTWRADRAGRLIFASPNLEKICHTAMHRLLGRDRFERVHEDDIEQVREAYELLFASGARYDIKYRFRGDDDAWIWLHDRADKVIEVEGEQVADGLLWDVSELQSIEEELDDYRCWLEDFVDERTEELLEANERLKVEISERKQIEMELVRMTASLKRSNAELEQFAHVASHDLKEPLMLVTAFAEKLLHRYSLALDERGNEYLKRIVKAARQSRELVDALLEMSRVTTSTRVFESLDMDELVRDVVADLEEMIRDADARISIEIHHRLDGDPVQIRQLFQNMIVNAIKYRREDVPLSVCIKSRTVEKGVCEITVDDNGIGFDPGDQNRIFDPFVRLHGKGKYEGSGVGLTTCKKIVHRHGGDIFAKTNDKGGALFVIRLPMPRQD; the protein is encoded by the coding sequence ATGGCTGATCTTTTACGGATCATAAGCGCTGTAGAAAGCTCTGAGCCTCCCGCACACGATGGAGAAATAAGTTGCTGCAGCGCAACCGATGATCCGGTCAGTAAAGAAAATCTCGCCCGAAATGAATTATTCAAATTTGCCCGCCAGCGATTGCCGCGGGTTCTTGGGACCGTGGACGCTGATTCGCCATCCCCGGAACTTCATTGCCGTCTCACTTCTTCCGACAAAAGAATTGTCCAAAAATTCTGGCAGGACAGCATCGCGCTGCCGAATATTCTGTCCTGCTGCAACCTGATAAAAGAACATTTCATCAAGATTGTTTTTGATTCCGGTAAAGATCCGGTCACTGTCCGCTCAGCTATTCTCGCTACCGAAGGTTTTTTCGCCGGTCTGGTCGACGGAGTCGTCAGGGAATGGCTCCGGCATCAGAACCAGTGGTATCACCGGGAGCGCCAGGAGAGCAGGCGCTTTATCCTGCGGGAGAAAAAACGATATGCCACGGTCTTCTACCGGATGAGTGAGCCGGCTTTTGTGGTTGATGAGAAGCTTCGCTTTATCGATGTCAATCCAGCCTTCACCTCTTTTTTCGGCTTAAAACCGAGAGCCGTGCTTGGTTCGACCTGCGGTTCAATAATCGGCGGGAAGTTCTGTGATGACTGCCCCCTTGAGGAGATGATCCAAACCGGTGGCTCTTTTTCAAACTTTGAAATCGAGATCACGGTGCCGGTTCAAGGGGGCAAAGATTCGGAAACCAGGACCGTCAGGCTCGGTGGAAGTTCTCTCGGGGTTATTGAAGACGGGGGGCGGGGCGGCATTGTAATTCTTGAGGATATTACCAGCTACAAAAGATTTGAAGCGGCCTTGCGTGAGAGCGAAGAGAAATATCGTTCCTTAATCGAAAATCTCCCCGATGTGACCTGGCGCGCCGACCGGGCAGGACGTCTGATCTTCGCCAGTCCAAATCTGGAGAAAATCTGCCATACCGCGATGCATCGTCTTCTCGGCAGAGACCGGTTTGAGAGGGTGCATGAGGACGATATTGAACAGGTGCGGGAAGCCTATGAGCTGTTATTTGCCTCAGGTGCAAGATATGACATCAAGTACCGGTTCAGAGGGGATGATGACGCCTGGATATGGCTTCATGACCGGGCCGATAAGGTCATCGAGGTTGAAGGAGAGCAGGTTGCAGACGGTCTTTTGTGGGATGTTTCGGAACTCCAGAGTATCGAAGAAGAGCTTGATGACTATCGGTGCTGGCTTGAGGATTTCGTCGATGAAAGAACGGAAGAGCTTCTAGAGGCAAACGAGAGGCTCAAGGTGGAAATATCGGAGCGGAAACAGATCGAGATGGAGCTGGTCCGGATGACCGCGTCCCTGAAAAGGTCCAATGCCGAACTGGAGCAGTTTGCCCACGTCGCCTCTCATGACTTGAAAGAACCTCTGATGCTGGTCACGGCTTTTGCAGAGAAATTACTGCATCGATATTCCCTGGCGCTTGACGAACGGGGCAATGAATATCTGAAACGGATCGTCAAGGCGGCCAGGCAATCCCGGGAACTTGTTGATGCGCTGCTGGAGATGTCCAGAGTAACCACAAGTACAAGGGTCTTTGAGTCACTTGATATGGATGAACTGGTCAGGGATGTGGTCGCTGATCTGGAAGAAATGATCAGGGATGCCGATGCAAGGATCAGTATTGAGATTCATCACCGACTGGACGGGGATCCGGTGCAGATCCGGCAGCTTTTCCAGAATATGATTGTCAATGCGATTAAATATCGCCGGGAAGATGTGCCGTTGTCGGTCTGCATCAAAAGCCGTACAGTTGAGAAGGGAGTCTGTGAAATTACGGTTGACGACAATGGGATCGGTTTTGATCCGGGAGATCAGAACAGGATTTTTGACCCTTTTGTCCGGCTGCATGGCAAGGGAAAATATGAGGGGAGCGGGGTGGGGCTTACCACCTGCAAAAAGATTGTGCATCGCCACGGTGGTGATATTTTTGCGAAAACCAATGACAAAGGCGGCGCCCTCTTTGTTATCCGCCTGCCGATGCCCCGCCAGGATTGA